The following are from one region of the Silene latifolia isolate original U9 population chromosome 9, ASM4854445v1, whole genome shotgun sequence genome:
- the LOC141601366 gene encoding putative mitochondrial protein AtMg00310, with amino-acid sequence MVTSLILAVFLQLHTYWTRIFLIATTTIKKIEGICRNFLWSGDDQFKSPLVSWDQCCNPKKHGGLGFLNYSDWNKASIAKFTWWIASMQDHLWIKWVNAIYIKNRNWWEYSPSINSSWAWRQICKVKEMFKSGYINNSWQIGGPYTVQSGYDWLHPPTTRVRWWPVV; translated from the coding sequence ATGGTCACATCACTTATTCTGGCTGTGTTTTTACAACTTCATACTTACTGGACTAGAATTTTCCTCATCGCCACAACAACCATTAAGAAGATTGAGGGGATCTGCAGAAATTTCCTATGGTCTGGTGATGATCAGTTCAAATCTCCTTTGGTTTCTTGGGATCAATGCTGCAACCCTAAGAAGCATGGTGGTTTAGGTTTTCTCAACTATTCAGATTGGAACAAAGCGAGCATTGCCAAGTTTACCTGGTGGATTGCTAGTATGCAAGATCACTTATGGATCAAGTGGGTGAATGCTATTTACATTAAGAACAGGAACTGGTGGGAGTACTCTCCTTCTATCAATTCCAGTTGGGCATGGAGGCAAATTTGCAAAGTTAAGGAGATGTTTAAAAGTGGTTACATCAATAACTCCTGGCAAATAGGTGGTCCTTATACTGTTCAGAGTGGCTATGATTGGCTACATCCTCCTACTACCAGAGTTCGTTGGTGGCCTGTTGTCTAG